From one Rhodospirillales bacterium genomic stretch:
- a CDS encoding PilZ domain-containing protein, with protein MICEDRLTTGRERRRQVRNAINLDGRVSVSGRSVSCKIHNISKGGALIDAIAAFRIDDKINFEIPEYGALTARVVGVTSTSIAMTFEDHDEASLDTFISARLEMLKASMTV; from the coding sequence ATGATTTGTGAAGATAGGCTTACGACGGGCCGTGAGCGTCGCCGCCAAGTTCGCAATGCAATCAACCTTGATGGCCGGGTGAGCGTTTCAGGACGGTCTGTATCCTGCAAAATTCATAATATATCCAAGGGTGGTGCGTTGATTGATGCAATCGCTGCGTTTCGCATTGACGATAAAATAAATTTCGAAATTCCAGAATATGGTGCCCTTACGGCGCGCGTTGTCGGGGTTACCTCGACGTCCATCGCCATGACCTTTGAAGATCACGATGAAGCATCCCTGGACACCTTCATTTCTGCGCGTCTTGAAATGCTCAAGGCGTCAATGACCGTCTGA
- a CDS encoding amidohydrolase, with product MLTIDTDSHLRDEYVWDEIYDLKGEFADKKPKKISTGKYPIDNKFEYSFFPWTKKEEKSYNHHWIYHPDDNFMDGEMAERQIGGYDMDVRLKHNDIAQVQYQMIFPTNITAPATAPGPLGAALARCYNDWVKKLVAGKEDRLWPVGIMPAGHPEAMAAEAEYCVNVLGFKALHMACFTEEHTVDDECYHNFYATVEKLGVPLFAHPNSRGPSQSKFSTFTQIHALGRPFNSCMVLMGMVLGGIFDKFPKLQVVFFECTAEWPLYWMHRMDDDHKFTDRPIFRDHGMGQIEHLPSYYMKKNCWYSCESDEGPMTQTIEEIGADRILFASDYPHFDSEYPNTVPDIMANTGISDKHKEMIFGKNAEVLLNL from the coding sequence ATGCTAACCATTGATACCGATTCCCATCTCAGGGATGAATATGTTTGGGATGAAATTTATGATCTCAAAGGTGAATTTGCCGACAAAAAGCCAAAGAAAATATCGACCGGCAAATATCCCATCGACAACAAATTTGAATATTCCTTCTTCCCTTGGACGAAAAAGGAAGAGAAATCTTACAACCACCACTGGATTTATCATCCCGATGATAATTTCATGGATGGTGAAATGGCTGAGCGTCAAATTGGCGGGTACGACATGGATGTCCGGCTCAAGCACAATGACATCGCCCAGGTCCAGTACCAGATGATCTTTCCCACCAACATCACCGCCCCCGCCACGGCACCCGGTCCCTTGGGTGCCGCATTGGCACGATGTTACAACGACTGGGTCAAGAAACTGGTTGCAGGCAAGGAAGATCGGCTATGGCCGGTTGGGATCATGCCTGCGGGTCATCCCGAAGCCATGGCCGCAGAAGCCGAATACTGCGTCAATGTTTTGGGCTTTAAGGCTTTGCACATGGCGTGCTTCACCGAAGAACACACGGTTGATGATGAATGCTATCACAACTTCTATGCCACCGTGGAAAAGCTGGGCGTGCCGTTGTTTGCCCATCCCAATTCACGCGGTCCATCCCAGAGCAAGTTCAGCACCTTTACTCAAATTCATGCGTTGGGCCGTCCGTTCAACAGCTGCATGGTTTTGATGGGCATGGTGCTGGGGGGGATTTTCGACAAATTCCCGAAGCTCCAGGTGGTGTTCTTTGAATGCACGGCGGAATGGCCGCTGTATTGGATGCATCGCATGGATGATGATCACAAATTTACCGACAGGCCTATCTTCAGAGACCATGGCATGGGGCAAATAGAGCACCTGCCGTCTTACTATATGAAGAAAAACTGCTGGTATTCGTGTGAATCCGATGAAGGACCCATGACCCAGACGATTGAGGAAATTGGTGCGGATCGCATTTTGTTTGCATCCGATTATCCTCATTTTGACAGTGAATATCCCAACACCGTGCCTGATATTATGGCGAACACGGGCATTTCGGATAAGCACAAGGAAATGATTTTTGGCAAAAATGCAGAAGTTCTTCTGAACCTCTAG
- a CDS encoding dienelactone hydrolase family protein, protein MTEEITLTVEGEEIKAIFATPEGEGPFPGIVLTYHKGGMDPFTHWLADDLARAGFVTVCPDHFHWLPEGVSTDDRKDHLFDTRIAADLAVSRGYLECLDSVNGDSIGIVGHCMGGRNAFLGIGVDPHYQAACIWYSGGMFRAQGGDGPSPFDRLENVTCPVMGFFGNNDKNPSPDDVSKFDAALTAAGAEHEFHQYDNTGHGFMDPDHDGAYVESSAKDSWGRALKFLTEKLA, encoded by the coding sequence ATGACAGAAGAAATCACACTCACCGTTGAAGGCGAGGAAATCAAAGCGATCTTTGCAACACCGGAAGGCGAAGGCCCATTTCCAGGCATTGTGCTGACCTATCATAAGGGGGGGATGGATCCTTTCACCCATTGGCTGGCCGATGATCTTGCCAGAGCGGGCTTCGTGACCGTTTGCCCGGATCATTTCCACTGGTTGCCCGAAGGGGTCAGCACCGATGACCGCAAGGATCATCTCTTTGACACGCGGATCGCGGCTGATCTTGCCGTATCGCGGGGGTATCTTGAATGTCTGGACAGTGTGAATGGCGATAGCATCGGCATCGTTGGCCATTGCATGGGGGGGCGGAATGCCTTTTTAGGCATTGGCGTTGATCCCCATTATCAGGCCGCCTGCATTTGGTATTCCGGTGGCATGTTCCGGGCCCAGGGCGGCGACGGCCCCAGCCCGTTTGACCGGTTGGAGAATGTCACCTGTCCGGTGATGGGATTCTTTGGCAACAATGATAAAAATCCATCGCCCGATGATGTGAGCAAATTTGATGCGGCCCTGACGGCGGCCGGTGCCGAACATGAATTTCACCAATATGATAATACAGGCCATGGCTTTATGGACCCCGACCATGACGGGGCTTACGTGGAATCATCGGCCAAGGATTCGTGGGGCCGGGCGCTTAAATTCCTGACGGAAAAACTGGCTTAA
- a CDS encoding type II toxin-antitoxin system HicA family toxin, with translation MGQIDTALRERLIRAGCYRIDADERENTEIWFSPHLNQRFTFSGPITTSFDANAILRAAGMEDAF, from the coding sequence ATGGGACAAATCGACACCGCATTGCGGGAAAGACTGATCAGAGCCGGATGTTATCGCATTGATGCAGATGAACGGGAAAATACGGAAATCTGGTTTTCCCCCCACCTGAACCAACGCTTCACTTTTTCTGGCCCGATCACCACAAGCTTTGATGCCAATGCCATCCTTCGTGCGGCCGGGATGGAAGACGCCTTTTAA
- a CDS encoding acetate--CoA ligase family protein — protein MFRSPAPIFNAASIAIVGASDRAKWPSTIWSNLKDFGYSGTVYPINPRREEVFGVPCYPDFASLPEPVELGLVIVPAKAVQGVLEDGVKNGLKAAGVYAGHIGEGVDPEVIARGDALQALCDETGLLVGGPNCMGGIGYREKSFLYPNAGLCHAAPGSVGAVFQSGGTMQFWVSTALSRGMRFSYAVSTGNELGLDLADYINFFVDDPETKSIVLFIEGIRRVDVFKEACARALAANKPILAIKTGRTQRSRDAARSHTGAIGGDWAGFEALCERYGIINCESLDDMIEMALVFQQDRLPKGPNIGFVTTSGGTVDLLYDYAEAEGAAMPAYGPETVEGIRPHIPAEMTPKNPLDCGIPAGSQTLADICEVVLKDKSVDMLALAAQISPGRTDIGAAAPIKALLDKTDMPIVGFGRMRYPMDESGVEFQDQMGIPYIQGLVETLRSLNALAFYGARAGDAVDLPEPPKGLAENLEGTAFDALLESNNITLPKSALVKDAEAAVKAAKQIGFPVVLKVVAPAFSHKTEVGGVLVGLDTENAVEEGVETLATRIHAVDANAEITGYLVQEMVSGVEMIMGCREDPLYGPVILLGTGGILVELMNDAVMRLLPVTKDNVRAMIDELKGKKLLEGFRGAAPADMDALVSAVVGLGQVYLDHRHVLADLEVNPLIVRPEGRGVAAVDVRPVLHED, from the coding sequence GTGTTCCGGTCACCTGCACCGATTTTTAATGCCGCCAGTATTGCCATTGTTGGTGCCTCTGACAGAGCCAAATGGCCCAGCACAATTTGGTCCAATCTAAAAGATTTTGGGTATTCCGGGACGGTCTATCCCATCAATCCCCGCCGCGAAGAAGTGTTTGGGGTGCCGTGCTATCCCGATTTTGCATCCCTGCCTGAACCGGTAGAGCTGGGGCTTGTCATTGTGCCGGCAAAGGCCGTCCAGGGCGTGTTGGAAGATGGGGTTAAAAACGGCCTGAAGGCGGCCGGGGTTTATGCCGGACACATCGGCGAAGGGGTTGACCCAGAAGTGATTGCCCGGGGCGATGCGCTTCAGGCCCTGTGTGATGAAACCGGATTGTTGGTCGGTGGCCCCAATTGCATGGGTGGTATTGGCTACCGGGAAAAAAGCTTTCTCTATCCCAATGCAGGATTATGCCATGCGGCACCGGGATCGGTGGGGGCCGTTTTTCAATCCGGTGGCACCATGCAGTTCTGGGTTTCCACGGCCCTGTCACGGGGCATGCGTTTTTCATACGCGGTATCCACGGGCAATGAGCTGGGCCTTGATCTGGCCGATTACATCAATTTTTTCGTCGATGACCCAGAAACCAAAAGCATCGTTTTGTTCATCGAAGGCATTCGCCGCGTAGACGTATTTAAAGAAGCCTGTGCCCGGGCACTGGCTGCTAATAAACCTATTCTTGCCATCAAGACTGGCCGGACCCAGCGTTCCCGCGATGCGGCACGCTCCCATACCGGGGCTATTGGCGGGGACTGGGCCGGGTTTGAAGCCTTGTGTGAACGCTATGGCATCATCAATTGTGAAAGCCTTGATGATATGATCGAAATGGCCTTGGTCTTCCAACAAGACCGCCTGCCCAAAGGACCGAATATCGGTTTTGTCACTACATCGGGTGGGACGGTGGATTTGCTTTATGATTATGCCGAAGCCGAAGGCGCGGCCATGCCGGCCTATGGGCCAGAAACCGTAGAAGGCATTCGTCCACACATTCCGGCTGAAATGACGCCAAAAAATCCACTCGATTGTGGCATCCCGGCGGGCAGTCAGACGCTGGCTGATATCTGTGAGGTGGTACTGAAAGACAAATCTGTGGACATGCTGGCTTTGGCCGCCCAAATATCGCCGGGACGCACCGATATCGGTGCAGCCGCCCCCATCAAGGCGTTGCTGGACAAAACCGATATGCCGATTGTTGGCTTTGGCCGCATGCGCTATCCCATGGATGAAAGCGGCGTTGAATTTCAGGACCAAATGGGCATCCCGTATATTCAGGGGTTGGTTGAAACCTTGCGTTCATTAAATGCACTGGCCTTTTATGGTGCGAGGGCGGGCGACGCAGTCGATCTGCCCGAACCGCCAAAGGGTCTGGCTGAAAATCTTGAAGGCACAGCATTTGATGCATTGCTGGAATCTAATAACATTACCTTGCCCAAAAGCGCCTTGGTAAAAGATGCCGAAGCGGCAGTTAAGGCCGCCAAGCAAATCGGGTTCCCGGTGGTTTTAAAAGTGGTGGCCCCGGCGTTCTCCCACAAGACCGAAGTGGGCGGCGTGCTGGTTGGGCTGGACACAGAAAATGCGGTTGAAGAGGGGGTAGAGACCCTTGCCACGCGCATACACGCTGTCGATGCCAATGCCGAAATAACCGGCTATCTGGTTCAGGAAATGGTTTCCGGCGTTGAAATGATCATGGGGTGCCGTGAAGATCCGCTTTATGGCCCGGTGATTTTATTGGGCACCGGCGGCATTTTGGTGGAATTGATGAATGATGCGGTCATGCGTTTGCTGCCCGTTACCAAAGACAATGTGCGTGCCATGATCGATGAACTAAAAGGCAAGAAATTGCTGGAAGGGTTCCGGGGTGCCGCCCCTGCAGACATGGATGCGCTGGTTTCTGCCGTGGTTGGTCTGGGCCAGGTTTATCTGGATCATCGCCATGTGCTGGCCGATCTTGAGGTCAACCCGTTGATCGTGCGCCCCGAAGGGCGCGGTGTTGCTGCAGTGGATGTCAGGCCTGTTTTGCATGAAGACTAG
- a CDS encoding acyl-CoA/acyl-ACP dehydrogenase, with amino-acid sequence MSFELPEELKMLQAQLRRYVDAEMIPVELETCDVVTLKPEFKAKFAEDAKKLGLWLMDVPEEFGGQGMGVLATVVVTEQIARTTALPARGGHFTGPSVRAILFELSDDMKERYLYPVIRGEKLTCFGQTEPDAGSDPGSMRTFAEHADDGTDDYIINGVKRFITGAGNADFIQLMVATDREKGSHGGISCFIVDMDTPGVKLGTQYETMMGDKPWEIIFDNVRVPASQRIGAEGEGFKLGQRWLGAGRLRHGARALGVAERCIEMMTSYAKQRVTFGKPLSDRQAIQWMIADSFVELHAARLMVYHAASKADAGEEFRQEAYMSKYYADEMAFRVADRCMQVHGGIALTTDLPIERFWRQQRSFRITEGASEVMKMVIARGILRDYG; translated from the coding sequence ATGAGTTTCGAGCTGCCCGAAGAATTAAAAATGTTGCAAGCGCAACTGCGCCGTTATGTCGATGCGGAAATGATCCCGGTCGAGCTTGAAACCTGTGACGTTGTGACGCTAAAGCCCGAATTTAAGGCAAAATTTGCAGAGGACGCAAAGAAGCTTGGGCTTTGGTTGATGGATGTGCCCGAAGAATTTGGTGGCCAGGGCATGGGCGTGCTGGCCACGGTCGTGGTGACAGAACAGATCGCCCGGACCACGGCGCTGCCCGCGCGCGGGGGCCATTTTACCGGACCAAGCGTGCGCGCCATTTTGTTTGAACTCTCAGACGATATGAAAGAACGCTATCTCTATCCCGTCATCCGGGGAGAAAAATTGACGTGCTTTGGGCAAACCGAACCCGATGCGGGGTCTGATCCTGGCTCCATGCGCACCTTTGCTGAACACGCCGACGATGGCACTGATGATTACATCATTAATGGGGTGAAGCGGTTTATCACCGGTGCGGGCAATGCCGATTTTATCCAGTTGATGGTGGCAACAGACCGTGAAAAAGGCTCTCACGGCGGGATATCGTGCTTCATCGTTGATATGGATACGCCGGGTGTGAAACTGGGTACCCAATATGAAACCATGATGGGGGATAAACCCTGGGAAATAATTTTCGATAATGTCCGCGTGCCAGCCAGCCAGCGGATTGGGGCTGAAGGTGAGGGATTTAAATTGGGCCAGCGCTGGTTGGGGGCAGGACGCCTTCGCCACGGTGCCCGTGCTTTGGGTGTGGCGGAACGCTGCATTGAAATGATGACCTCTTATGCCAAACAGCGCGTGACCTTTGGCAAGCCTTTGTCAGACCGCCAAGCAATTCAGTGGATGATTGCCGATTCCTTCGTGGAATTGCATGCCGCACGGTTGATGGTCTATCACGCCGCATCAAAGGCCGATGCCGGTGAAGAATTTCGCCAAGAAGCCTATATGAGCAAATACTATGCCGACGAAATGGCCTTCAGAGTGGCCGATCGTTGCATGCAGGTCCATGGCGGCATTGCCCTGACCACGGATTTACCGATTGAGCGTTTCTGGCGTCAGCAAAGAAGTTTCCGCATCACCGAGGGGGCATCTGAGGTCATGAAAATGGTCATCGCCCGTGGCATCCTCCGCGATTATGGCTAA
- a CDS encoding p-hydroxycinnamoyl CoA hydratase/lyase yields MAKAPSKAKKAPAKRKAPAKKASSKKIVKKFETVLVEKQDRIAWVIMNRPEKRNAMSPQLHLDMNSALDDLAIDKDVDVVIITGAGKAFCAGQDIRLYFRGTTDDIAKRYKAKHASHNWRWNKLSRFPKLTIAMVNGYCFGGAFTQVSACDLAIAADNAEFGLSEINWGILPGGIVSWNVVNTMNFRDAMYYAISGDTFTGKEAARNGFINKSVPKAKLRAETIKLAKKLMKKNPMALRYTKEAIRAVKNMSVDQAADYLNAKSDALKWADPEKGREKGMSQFLDDKTYRPGLGEYNRKKK; encoded by the coding sequence ATGGCGAAAGCCCCAAGCAAAGCAAAGAAAGCCCCTGCAAAACGGAAGGCGCCTGCTAAAAAAGCATCAAGCAAAAAGATTGTGAAAAAGTTTGAAACCGTTCTGGTTGAAAAACAGGATCGCATTGCTTGGGTCATTATGAACCGGCCCGAAAAACGCAATGCCATGAGCCCGCAGCTGCATCTTGATATGAATTCAGCGCTGGATGATCTGGCCATCGACAAAGATGTTGATGTTGTGATCATCACCGGTGCCGGCAAGGCTTTCTGTGCCGGGCAAGACATCCGGCTTTATTTCCGGGGCACCACCGATGATATTGCCAAGCGCTATAAAGCCAAGCATGCATCGCACAATTGGCGTTGGAATAAATTGTCACGTTTCCCGAAATTGACCATCGCCATGGTCAATGGCTATTGCTTCGGCGGGGCCTTCACGCAGGTTTCTGCTTGTGATCTGGCCATTGCAGCAGATAACGCTGAATTTGGTCTGTCAGAAATTAACTGGGGCATCTTGCCCGGCGGCATCGTCAGCTGGAACGTGGTCAACACCATGAATTTCCGTGACGCCATGTATTACGCCATCAGCGGCGATACGTTCACCGGTAAAGAAGCCGCAAGAAATGGGTTCATCAACAAGTCTGTTCCCAAAGCGAAGCTTCGCGCTGAAACCATCAAATTGGCCAAAAAGCTGATGAAGAAAAATCCGATGGCACTGCGTTACACCAAAGAAGCGATCCGCGCCGTCAAGAACATGAGCGTTGATCAAGCTGCAGATTACCTGAATGCGAAGTCTGATGCCTTGAAATGGGCCGATCCTGAAAAGGGCCGTGAAAAGGGCATGTCGCAGTTCCTGGATGACAAGACCTATCGTCCCGGCCTTGGGGAATATAACCGCAAAAAGAAGTAA
- a CDS encoding NAD(P)-dependent oxidoreductase, giving the protein MKRVGLIGLGNLGSAIGANLIGAGHEVIGYRRSSMKAFVAMGGVAGKSPKDVAERADVVLVCLPSVDALHEVYSGPEGILKSGRDGLDTFELSTISLKAKVEECALANAHGVTMVDCTISGNPTYIAARNAAIFAGGDHDAFDRWVTVLRDITDKVTWMGAFGTGRLAKFVALYLVATHTMAAAEAFQLATRAGLDRGAMFEAIKGSNATSAMFESRGELMVDRDYAGYDSGKRRQNKTREESGQLPNRGMANRSKSVGKLSGLAHGLGGVYPILDAMNKAYADATQSGAGVYDIAEVFEFFMADGEASPNMDAVMNLLDKFD; this is encoded by the coding sequence TTGAAACGTGTCGGCCTGATCGGTCTTGGTAACTTAGGCTCTGCCATTGGTGCCAACCTGATCGGTGCCGGGCACGAAGTGATTGGCTATCGGCGCTCATCCATGAAGGCTTTCGTGGCCATGGGGGGCGTCGCTGGCAAATCGCCCAAAGACGTTGCAGAACGCGCCGACGTTGTGTTGGTCTGTCTGCCATCGGTCGACGCCCTGCATGAGGTTTATTCCGGACCCGAAGGCATTTTAAAATCAGGCCGCGATGGGCTCGATACGTTCGAGCTTTCCACCATCTCGTTGAAGGCCAAGGTAGAAGAATGTGCCCTTGCAAATGCCCATGGCGTGACCATGGTCGATTGCACCATTTCTGGAAACCCCACCTATATCGCGGCCCGTAATGCAGCAATTTTTGCAGGCGGGGACCACGATGCCTTTGACCGTTGGGTAACGGTCTTGCGCGATATCACCGACAAGGTCACCTGGATGGGGGCCTTTGGCACAGGCAGGCTGGCAAAATTTGTGGCCCTTTATTTGGTGGCCACCCACACCATGGCAGCTGCAGAGGCATTTCAACTGGCGACCCGTGCCGGGTTGGATCGGGGCGCCATGTTCGAAGCCATTAAGGGGTCCAATGCCACATCGGCCATGTTTGAAAGCCGGGGCGAATTGATGGTGGACCGGGATTATGCGGGCTATGATTCTGGCAAGCGCCGCCAGAACAAGACCCGTGAAGAAAGCGGACAATTGCCCAATCGGGGTATGGCCAACCGTTCCAAAAGTGTTGGTAAACTGTCGGGCCTTGCCCATGGTCTGGGCGGTGTTTATCCAATACTGGATGCCATGAACAAGGCCTACGCTGATGCGACCCAATCGGGTGCTGGCGTTTATGATATTGCCGAGGTTTTTGAATTTTTCATGGCCGATGGTGAAGCCTCGCCAAATATGGATGCGGTGATGAATTTGCTGGACAAATTCGACTAA
- a CDS encoding cupin domain-containing protein — MTSGETGGFKNSDFRDDIKATAEKPIFFDLKVQMLKQGRTNTPVCKTDNMWGVVKVYASGGENGLHAHTKEDHIFLIMQGSACFFGPNGEERHAGTHEGILLAKGCYYNFQCTSKEPLVLFRIGCHTAHEEGIAGRLNLEGGAMAGDHKDNKQVEVIYDEGVYFE, encoded by the coding sequence ATGACCTCAGGAGAAACTGGGGGATTCAAGAACAGTGATTTTCGTGATGATATAAAGGCCACCGCTGAAAAGCCGATCTTTTTCGATCTTAAAGTCCAGATGCTGAAGCAGGGCCGCACCAACACACCGGTCTGCAAGACCGATAATATGTGGGGCGTTGTAAAGGTTTATGCGTCCGGCGGTGAAAATGGCCTCCATGCCCATACCAAGGAAGATCATATCTTCCTGATCATGCAGGGTTCCGCCTGCTTCTTCGGCCCCAATGGCGAAGAACGCCACGCCGGAACCCACGAAGGCATCTTGCTGGCCAAGGGGTGTTATTACAATTTTCAGTGCACCTCAAAGGAACCGCTGGTTCTGTTCCGGATCGGGTGTCACACCGCCCATGAAGAAGGCATTGCGGGTCGTTTGAACCTTGAAGGTGGTGCTATGGCTGGGGATCACAAAGACAACAAGCAAGTCGAAGTGATCTATGACGAAGGCGTTTATTTCGAATAA
- a CDS encoding RNA polymerase sigma factor, whose product MSRLEPLLPRLYRYAFSLARNDDGARDLVQQCALKALTAKNTPDADSAYRAWLFVILRNAFIDSVRRKGATDSIFDPQALENCDEKEMEYWGGEERFINTLAVKQAMGRLKARDREIIGLVDLAGLSYAEAAGVIGIPQGTVMSRISRARDHLLALLEKGTVEVMPSRRAGIRQK is encoded by the coding sequence ATGTCGCGCCTTGAGCCCCTTTTGCCGCGCCTTTATCGTTACGCCTTCAGTCTTGCGCGTAACGATGATGGCGCGCGCGATCTGGTGCAGCAATGCGCGCTGAAAGCACTTACCGCCAAAAACACGCCCGATGCCGATTCTGCCTATCGGGCGTGGCTGTTTGTCATTTTACGCAATGCCTTTATCGACAGTGTGCGCCGCAAAGGGGCGACCGATTCCATTTTTGATCCCCAAGCCCTTGAAAATTGTGATGAAAAAGAAATGGAATATTGGGGCGGGGAAGAACGTTTCATCAATACACTGGCCGTTAAACAGGCCATGGGGCGGTTGAAAGCCCGGGATCGGGAGATTATCGGCCTTGTCGATTTGGCAGGGTTAAGCTACGCCGAGGCCGCAGGGGTTATCGGTATTCCCCAAGGTACAGTGATGAGCCGGATAAGCAGGGCGCGCGACCACCTTCTGGCACTTTTGGAGAAGGGTACTGTGGAAGTGATGCCGTCCCGCCGAGCCGGGATCCGGCAGAAATAG
- a CDS encoding sulfite oxidase produces MKTKPESRPEDIFELYAEDPDRADKVVFGRVPENDRRGFLKGAGLTSMAALVGAAIPFARNIPSGFIPEAMAAKSFSITGKDGLTVHNDRPVNAETPPHLLDDKVTPTNRHFIRNNGIPPANMDAANWSLMVDGLVDKPMNLSIADLKKNFEVVSHKLTIECGGNGRGFFNPPARGNQWTLGAVACSEWTGVRLADVLKAAGVKKNVVYTAHVGADSHLSGKPGKLSLSRGVPIEKALSPYNLIAFGMNGGDLHPMNGAPLRLVVPGWPGSCSQKWLKRIFLRDKVHDGPKMTGKAYRVPGYPVSPGQKVPTKDFEIINAMPVKSLITSPKTRGQLNGRSMTVRGHAWAGDDAVERIDISIDFGVTWIKANLQAPENPYAWQHWSARVAFPKAGYYEVWSRATDTKGRSQPFAIAWNPKGYLNNSMHRISVRVS; encoded by the coding sequence ATGAAGACGAAGCCGGAATCACGGCCTGAAGATATTTTCGAACTATATGCCGAAGATCCAGATCGCGCCGACAAAGTCGTTTTCGGGCGGGTTCCCGAAAACGATAGGCGTGGATTTCTCAAAGGAGCCGGGCTGACCAGTATGGCGGCACTGGTAGGGGCGGCCATTCCATTCGCCCGCAACATACCGTCGGGATTTATTCCTGAAGCTATGGCGGCGAAGTCCTTCTCCATCACGGGGAAGGATGGGTTGACCGTCCATAATGACCGACCGGTCAATGCGGAAACACCACCGCACCTTCTGGATGACAAGGTGACACCAACCAACCGTCACTTTATTCGTAACAATGGCATTCCTCCGGCAAACATGGATGCTGCCAACTGGAGCCTTATGGTTGACGGTCTGGTGGACAAGCCTATGAACCTTTCCATTGCCGATCTTAAGAAAAACTTCGAAGTTGTCAGCCACAAACTGACCATCGAATGTGGCGGTAACGGCCGTGGATTTTTCAATCCACCGGCAAGGGGCAACCAATGGACCCTTGGTGCCGTGGCCTGTTCGGAATGGACGGGTGTACGGCTTGCTGATGTTCTGAAGGCGGCAGGGGTCAAGAAAAATGTCGTTTACACGGCCCATGTTGGTGCAGACAGCCACCTTTCGGGCAAGCCCGGAAAGCTTTCGCTTTCCCGTGGTGTGCCAATCGAAAAGGCCTTGAGCCCCTATAACCTGATTGCCTTCGGCATGAATGGCGGAGACTTGCATCCCATGAATGGTGCGCCGCTGCGTCTGGTGGTTCCAGGCTGGCCGGGGTCATGTTCCCAGAAATGGCTGAAGCGCATCTTTCTGCGTGACAAGGTCCATGATGGCCCGAAAATGACCGGGAAGGCCTATCGTGTGCCGGGTTATCCGGTATCGCCGGGCCAGAAGGTGCCGACAAAGGATTTCGAGATCATCAATGCGATGCCAGTGAAATCCCTGATAACGTCGCCCAAAACCCGGGGACAGCTGAATGGTCGTTCCATGACCGTTCGGGGCCATGCCTGGGCCGGGGACGATGCGGTGGAGCGGATTGATATTTCCATCGATTTCGGCGTCACCTGGATCAAGGCTAATTTGCAGGCACCGGAAAATCCCTATGCCTGGCAGCATTGGTCGGCCAGGGTTGCGTTTCCCAAGGCCGGTTACTACGAGGTTTGGTCTCGGGCTACCGATACCAAGGGGCGTTCGCAGCCTTTCGCCATCGCGTGGAATCCCAAGGGGTATCTGAATAATTCCATGCATCGGATATCGGTTAGAGTATCGTAA
- a CDS encoding alpha/beta hydrolase yields the protein MPVSKSNGVDIWYEVCGDGPAMVFVHANPFDNDLWLYQKAHFSTWFKVVSIDIRGYGRSSKITTPYTQHDMCNDVLGVMGDLGIDQAVLCGCSVGSGIAIHLGITNPERFSAIVLVGGNSGVSDRYTQRIDGYTKDLGSYHIEHLRKLVSDDFSKSKLGAYILNLWVEREPRLKGDAIAQVFHAGNGTDCTGDLGKIPMPVLVINGEQDHSLPAGKLTAENVINGTHKVLAGTGHACCIEDPATFDGFVIEFLEQNALMPKL from the coding sequence ATGCCTGTAAGTAAATCCAATGGCGTTGACATCTGGTACGAGGTATGTGGCGACGGCCCTGCCATGGTATTCGTTCATGCCAATCCCTTTGACAATGATCTCTGGCTTTACCAGAAAGCGCATTTTTCCACCTGGTTCAAAGTGGTCAGCATCGACATTCGAGGCTATGGGCGTTCATCGAAAATCACCACGCCTTATACCCAACACGATATGTGCAACGATGTTCTGGGTGTCATGGGGGATTTGGGGATAGACCAAGCCGTTCTTTGTGGCTGTTCCGTTGGATCGGGCATTGCCATCCATCTTGGGATTACCAACCCGGAGCGTTTCTCTGCCATTGTTTTAGTTGGCGGGAATTCTGGCGTATCCGATCGATATACCCAGCGCATCGATGGCTACACCAAAGACCTTGGCAGTTATCACATCGAACATCTTCGCAAATTGGTTTCCGATGATTTTTCAAAATCAAAATTGGGGGCCTACATTCTGAACCTGTGGGTGGAACGCGAACCACGCCTGAAGGGTGACGCCATTGCCCAGGTCTTCCACGCGGGCAATGGAACCGATTGCACGGGCGATCTCGGGAAAATTCCGATGCCGGTTCTGGTCATCAATGGCGAACAGGACCATTCCCTTCCAGCCGGGAAACTGACCGCAGAGAATGTTATCAATGGCACCCACAAGGTGCTGGCTGGCACAGGACATGCCTGTTGCATCGAAGACCCGGCCACTTTCGATGGGTTTGTTATCGAATTTCTGGAACAAAACGCGCTGATGCCCAAACTCTAA